From the Kitasatospora viridis genome, one window contains:
- the aroB gene encoding 3-dehydroquinate synthase — translation MSDTVTIHVGGSAGHDPYDVLIGRQLLGELAHLIGGQARRVAIIHPEALAATGDVIREDLAAEGYEAIVLQVPNAEEAKSAEVAAYCWSVLGQTGFTRSDVIIGLGGGATTDLAGFVAATWLRGVRWISMPTTLLGMVDAAVGGKTGINIAEGKNMVGAFHPPVGVLADLATLETVPKHDYVSGLAEVIKCGFIADPAILDLIESDPEGATTPDGPHTVELIRRSIQVKADVVSGDLKESGRREILNYGHTLGHAIERNERYKWRHGAAISIGMLFAAELGRLAGRLDDATADRHRAVLASVGLPLSYRADAWPKLLDAMKIDKKSRGDLLRFIVLDGLGKTSVLEGPDPSLLVAAYAEVSA, via the coding sequence ATGAGCGACACCGTCACCATCCACGTCGGCGGCTCGGCCGGACACGACCCGTACGACGTGCTGATCGGCCGTCAGTTGCTGGGCGAGCTGGCCCACTTGATCGGTGGTCAGGCCCGTCGGGTGGCGATCATCCACCCGGAGGCGCTGGCCGCGACCGGCGACGTGATCCGCGAGGACCTGGCCGCCGAGGGCTACGAGGCGATCGTGCTGCAGGTGCCGAACGCCGAGGAGGCGAAGAGCGCCGAGGTGGCCGCCTACTGCTGGTCGGTGCTCGGTCAGACCGGGTTCACCCGCAGCGACGTGATCATCGGCCTCGGCGGTGGCGCCACCACCGACCTGGCCGGCTTCGTCGCCGCGACCTGGCTGCGCGGGGTGCGCTGGATCTCCATGCCGACCACGCTGCTGGGCATGGTGGACGCGGCGGTCGGCGGCAAGACCGGCATCAACATCGCCGAGGGCAAGAACATGGTCGGCGCGTTCCACCCGCCGGTGGGCGTGCTGGCCGACCTGGCCACCCTGGAGACCGTGCCGAAGCACGACTACGTCTCCGGCCTGGCCGAGGTGATCAAGTGCGGCTTCATCGCCGACCCGGCGATCCTCGACCTGATCGAGTCCGACCCCGAGGGCGCGACCACCCCGGACGGCCCGCACACCGTGGAGCTGATCCGCCGGTCCATCCAGGTCAAGGCCGACGTGGTCTCCGGCGACCTCAAGGAGTCCGGCCGCCGGGAGATCCTCAACTACGGCCACACCCTGGGCCACGCGATCGAGCGCAACGAGCGGTACAAGTGGCGGCACGGCGCGGCGATCTCCATCGGCATGCTGTTCGCCGCCGAACTCGGCCGCCTGGCCGGGCGGTTGGACGACGCGACGGCGGACCGGCACCGCGCGGTGCTGGCCTCGGTCGGCCTGCCGTTGAGCTACCGGGCCGACGCCTGGCCGAAGTTGCTGGACGCCATGAAGATCGACAAGAAGTCGCGCGGCGACCTGCTGCGCTTCATCGTGCTGGACGGCCTGGGCAAGACCTCGGTGCTGGAGGGCCCGGACCCGTCGCTGCTGGTCGCCGCGTACGCGGAGGTGTCCGCGTGA
- a CDS encoding shikimate kinase, translated as MTGPRVVLVGPPGAGKSTVGRLVAEHLGVPFRDTDDDIVATAGKPIADVFVQDGEPHFRELERAAVAAALAEHPGVLALGGGAVLAEPTRALLKGHRVAYLEVALADAVKRVGLDAPRPLLAVNPRQQWRELMERRRPLYLEVAAAVVSTEGRTPEQVADAVLESLELKEA; from the coding sequence GTGACCGGTCCGCGCGTGGTGCTGGTCGGCCCGCCCGGGGCCGGCAAGAGCACCGTGGGCCGACTGGTCGCCGAGCACCTCGGCGTCCCGTTCCGGGACACCGACGACGACATCGTCGCCACCGCGGGGAAGCCGATCGCCGACGTCTTCGTGCAGGACGGCGAGCCGCACTTCCGCGAGCTGGAGCGGGCCGCGGTGGCCGCCGCGCTGGCCGAGCACCCCGGGGTGCTCGCGCTGGGCGGCGGCGCCGTGCTGGCCGAGCCGACCCGGGCGCTGCTGAAGGGCCACCGGGTCGCCTACCTGGAGGTGGCGCTGGCCGACGCGGTGAAGCGGGTCGGCCTGGACGCGCCCCGCCCGCTGCTCGCGGTCAACCCGCGCCAGCAGTGGCGCGAGCTGATGGAGCGCCGGCGCCCGCTCTACCTGGAGGTCGCCGCCGCCGTGGTCAGCACGGAGGGCCGCACGCCCGAGCAGGTGGCGGACGCGGTACTGGAGTCTTTGGAGCTGAAGGAAGCATGA
- the aroC gene encoding chorismate synthase: MGTLRWLTAGESHGPALVATLEGLPAGVPVTTAAVADALARRRLGYGRGARMKFEQDEVTFLGGVRHGESLGSPVAVMVGNTEWPKWQQVMAADPVDPEILAGLARNEALTRPRPGHADLAGMQKYSLDEARPILERASARETAARVALGTVARSFLKEVCGIELVSHVVELGAAKAPAGVLPLPLDEARLDEDPVRCLDADASAAMVAEIDQAHKDGDTLGGVVEVLAYNVPVGLGSHVHWDRRLDARLAAALMGIQAIKGVEVGDGFELARIPGSLAHDEIVPSEQGVKRTSGRSGGTEGGLSTGELLRVRAAMKPIATVPRALRTIDVRTGEPAKAHHQRSDVCAVPAAGIVAEAMVALVLADAVLEKFGGDHVSETRRNVQGYLDNLVVR, encoded by the coding sequence TTGGGTACGTTGCGCTGGCTGACGGCGGGGGAGTCGCACGGTCCCGCCCTGGTCGCGACCTTGGAGGGCCTGCCCGCCGGCGTGCCCGTGACCACCGCCGCGGTGGCCGACGCGCTGGCCCGGCGCCGGCTCGGCTACGGTCGCGGCGCCCGGATGAAGTTCGAGCAGGACGAGGTCACCTTCCTCGGTGGCGTCCGGCACGGCGAGAGCCTGGGCAGCCCGGTGGCCGTCATGGTCGGCAACACCGAGTGGCCGAAGTGGCAGCAGGTGATGGCCGCCGACCCGGTGGACCCGGAGATCCTGGCCGGCCTGGCCCGCAACGAGGCGCTGACCCGCCCCCGCCCCGGCCACGCCGACCTGGCCGGCATGCAGAAGTACTCGCTGGACGAGGCCCGGCCGATCCTGGAGCGCGCCAGCGCCCGGGAGACCGCCGCCCGGGTCGCGCTCGGCACGGTCGCCCGCTCCTTCCTCAAGGAGGTCTGCGGCATCGAACTGGTCTCGCACGTGGTCGAGTTGGGCGCCGCCAAGGCCCCGGCCGGCGTGCTGCCGCTGCCCTTGGACGAGGCCCGCCTCGACGAGGACCCGGTGCGCTGCCTGGACGCCGACGCGTCGGCGGCGATGGTGGCCGAGATCGACCAGGCGCACAAGGACGGCGACACCCTGGGCGGAGTGGTCGAGGTGCTGGCCTACAACGTGCCGGTGGGCCTGGGCTCGCACGTGCACTGGGACCGCCGACTGGACGCCCGGCTGGCCGCCGCGCTGATGGGCATCCAGGCGATCAAGGGCGTCGAGGTCGGCGACGGCTTCGAGCTGGCCCGGATCCCCGGCTCGCTGGCGCACGACGAGATCGTCCCCTCCGAGCAGGGCGTCAAGCGCACTTCCGGCCGCTCCGGCGGCACCGAGGGCGGCCTGTCCACCGGCGAACTGCTGCGGGTGCGGGCCGCGATGAAGCCGATCGCCACCGTGCCGCGGGCGCTGCGCACCATCGACGTGCGCACCGGCGAGCCGGCCAAGGCGCACCACCAGCGCTCCGACGTCTGCGCGGTGCCGGCCGCCGGCATCGTCGCCGAGGCGATGGTCGCGCTGGTGCTGGCCGACGCGGTGCTGGAGAAGTTCGGCGGCGACCACGTCTCGGAGACCCGCCGCAACGTGCAGGGCTACCTCGACAACCTGGTCGTCCGGTGA
- a CDS encoding CBU_0592 family membrane protein: protein MEQAVQVFGSILILVPFALAQWGRISAHSRPYLLLNLCGSAILAVLAGLTSQWGFLLLEGVWAVVSANSLIAALRGRTPRATH from the coding sequence ATGGAGCAGGCCGTTCAGGTCTTCGGATCGATTCTGATCCTCGTACCCTTCGCGCTCGCCCAGTGGGGCCGGATCAGCGCGCACTCCCGCCCGTACCTGCTGCTGAACCTGTGCGGTTCGGCGATCCTCGCGGTGCTCGCCGGGCTCACCTCGCAGTGGGGGTTCCTGCTGCTGGAGGGCGTCTGGGCGGTGGTCTCGGCGAACAGCCTGATCGCCGCGCTGCGCGGGCGCACCCCGCGGGCCACCCACTAG
- a CDS encoding shikimate dehydrogenase, with protein sequence MHHRAAVLGSPIAHSLSPVLHNAGYAALGLTDWEYGRFEVDEAGLPAFVEGLAVRRDGWAGCSLTMPLKRAVIPLLDEVGEAALAVDAVNTLVFEPDGRRRGDNTDVPGLVAALRERGIERVERAAVLGAGATASSALAALAQLTDGEVTVYVRSPERAREMRELGERLGLTVLAADWADGARALEAPLTVSTTPVGATDAFAERLTATPGALFDVLYHPWPTALAAACAARGATVLGGLDLLVHQAVLQFEQFTGVPEGPLAAMRAAGEAALRG encoded by the coding sequence ATGCACCACCGCGCCGCCGTGCTCGGTTCGCCGATCGCGCACTCGCTCTCCCCGGTGCTGCACAACGCCGGCTACGCCGCGCTGGGCCTGACCGACTGGGAGTACGGCCGGTTCGAGGTGGACGAGGCGGGGCTGCCCGCTTTCGTCGAGGGGCTCGCGGTGCGGCGGGACGGCTGGGCGGGCTGCTCGCTCACCATGCCGCTCAAGCGCGCGGTGATCCCGCTGCTGGACGAGGTGGGCGAGGCCGCGCTCGCGGTGGACGCGGTGAACACCCTGGTCTTCGAGCCGGACGGCCGCCGCCGGGGCGACAACACCGACGTGCCGGGCCTGGTCGCCGCGCTGCGCGAGCGCGGCATCGAGCGGGTCGAGCGGGCCGCGGTGCTCGGCGCGGGGGCCACCGCCTCCTCGGCGCTGGCCGCGCTGGCCCAGCTGACCGACGGCGAGGTGACGGTCTACGTGCGCTCGCCCGAGCGGGCCCGCGAGATGCGCGAGCTGGGGGAGCGGCTGGGGCTCACGGTGCTGGCGGCCGACTGGGCGGACGGGGCGCGGGCGCTGGAGGCGCCGCTGACCGTCTCGACCACGCCGGTCGGCGCCACCGATGCGTTCGCCGAGCGCCTGACCGCCACCCCGGGCGCGCTCTTCGACGTGCTCTACCACCCCTGGCCGACCGCGCTGGCCGCCGCCTGCGCCGCCCGCGGCGCGACCGTGCTCGGCGGCCTCGACCTGTTGGTGCACCAGGCGGTGCTGCAGTTCGAGCAGTTCACCGGCGTGCCGGAGGGTCCGCTGGCGGCGATGCGGGCGGCCGGCGAGGCGGCGCTGCGGGGCTGA
- the mltG gene encoding endolytic transglycosylase MltG, translating into MTDLGRGYGSQPWHPSDPGYGEQPPQEYQQHPQHQQSVPGAEQYVQQSDDPYGQYQAQDAYGQQAYVPVDPYAQQQWQQQGYQQQAGYPQQPGQAQMLQQQGYPEQQGYPDQQGYAEQQVYVDQQGYAQQVGYPQQAQQFQQAAQQMPPQQFQQVPQQVQPRAPQQLQQPAPQEHTGGPGPDGIDWEAEAAALDNPQPVADEPYQEYDEYAEHAEDEYTDEEHLDGEHPEGGYAEDEYAEERDGEFGSFLGDQDDSAEAEAKRKAKGKKSGLRNGGACLTAAVVLLAAVGGAGWWGYGFYKSHFGPPPDFAGNGTGKVQVQIQDGATASDMALVLQKAGVVKSTGAFVNAYNRANKMLQPGYYIMALQMSGDAAVAEMVSEAGGDSLIIPEGKTSTAIYAMIDTKLKLSAGTTAAAAKANVANLGLPAYANNNPEGFLWPSKYSVADGMKPEDLLKQMVTNAVNEYNSLGLDAAAAQIGLKNAYEVVTEASILQAEGNNVADFGKMARVINNRLTTTATNHTLGMDTTLQYSVGSKQLTDAQIKDGSNKYNTYINPGLPPTPISNPGEDALKAVLNPTPGQWVYFIAMSPTETRFSVSKDEFAANVKEYCTDNHRGFDAATTTCK; encoded by the coding sequence ATGACTGATCTGGGTCGGGGCTACGGCTCCCAGCCGTGGCACCCCTCTGATCCCGGTTACGGTGAGCAGCCGCCGCAGGAGTACCAGCAGCACCCGCAGCACCAGCAGTCCGTTCCCGGCGCCGAGCAGTACGTCCAGCAGTCCGACGATCCGTACGGCCAGTACCAGGCGCAGGACGCCTACGGCCAGCAGGCCTACGTCCCGGTGGACCCCTACGCCCAGCAGCAGTGGCAGCAGCAGGGCTACCAGCAGCAGGCCGGCTACCCGCAGCAGCCGGGCCAGGCGCAGATGCTCCAGCAGCAGGGGTATCCCGAGCAGCAGGGCTATCCGGACCAGCAGGGCTACGCCGAGCAGCAGGTCTACGTCGACCAGCAGGGCTACGCCCAGCAGGTGGGATACCCGCAGCAGGCCCAGCAGTTCCAGCAGGCGGCGCAGCAGATGCCGCCGCAGCAGTTCCAGCAGGTGCCGCAGCAGGTCCAGCCCCGGGCGCCGCAGCAGCTCCAGCAGCCGGCGCCGCAGGAGCACACCGGCGGCCCGGGCCCCGACGGCATCGACTGGGAGGCCGAGGCCGCCGCCCTGGACAACCCGCAGCCCGTCGCGGACGAGCCGTACCAGGAGTACGACGAGTACGCCGAGCACGCCGAGGACGAGTACACCGACGAGGAGCACCTCGACGGCGAGCACCCCGAGGGCGGGTACGCCGAGGACGAGTACGCCGAGGAGCGGGACGGCGAGTTCGGCTCCTTCCTCGGCGACCAGGACGACAGCGCCGAGGCCGAGGCCAAGCGCAAGGCCAAGGGAAAGAAGTCGGGCCTGCGCAACGGCGGCGCCTGCCTGACCGCCGCCGTCGTGCTGCTGGCCGCCGTCGGCGGCGCCGGCTGGTGGGGCTACGGCTTCTACAAGAGCCACTTCGGCCCGCCGCCGGACTTCGCGGGCAACGGCACCGGCAAGGTGCAGGTGCAGATCCAGGACGGCGCCACCGCCTCGGACATGGCCCTGGTGCTGCAGAAGGCGGGCGTGGTGAAGAGCACCGGCGCCTTCGTCAACGCCTACAACCGGGCCAACAAGATGCTGCAGCCGGGCTACTACATCATGGCGCTGCAGATGTCCGGCGACGCCGCGGTGGCCGAGATGGTCAGCGAGGCGGGCGGCGACTCGCTGATCATTCCGGAGGGCAAGACCTCCACCGCGATCTACGCGATGATCGACACGAAGCTGAAGCTGAGCGCGGGCACCACCGCCGCGGCGGCCAAGGCGAACGTCGCCAACCTGGGCCTGCCGGCCTACGCGAACAACAACCCCGAGGGCTTCCTCTGGCCGTCCAAGTACTCGGTGGCCGACGGCATGAAGCCCGAGGACCTGCTGAAGCAGATGGTCACCAACGCGGTCAACGAGTACAACTCGCTGGGCCTGGACGCCGCCGCCGCGCAGATCGGCCTGAAGAACGCCTACGAGGTGGTCACCGAGGCGAGCATCCTGCAGGCCGAGGGCAACAACGTGGCCGACTTCGGCAAGATGGCCCGGGTGATCAACAACCGGCTGACCACCACCGCCACCAACCACACCCTGGGCATGGACACCACGCTGCAGTACTCGGTCGGCTCGAAGCAGCTGACCGACGCGCAGATCAAGGACGGCTCGAACAAGTACAACACCTACATCAACCCGGGCCTGCCGCCGACGCCGATCTCCAACCCCGGTGAGGACGCGCTCAAGGCGGTGCTGAACCCGACGCCGGGCCAGTGGGTCTACTTCATCGCGATGAGCCCGACCGAGACCCGCTTCTCGGTCTCCAAGGACGAGTTCGCGGCGAACGTCAAGGAGTACTGCACCGACAACCACCGGGGCTTCGACGCGGCCACCACCACCTGCAAGTGA
- the mltG gene encoding endolytic transglycosylase MltG — protein MDHDTLPGLTPGHLGAPVLEPPAGDPPVPREPRPLDRTRLACSLTLLLLLLLVGGTVLTIRQLYGAVAHQGPRPAADYAGAGSGVAVQVSVPQGASLTRIGELLRADGVVASVKAFTEAAGGATDRIQPGTYALRHRMSAAAALGVLGDPANANALTVPEGWRSSAVFAAIDQRLGKPAGTAQRTAADHAGELGLPDWAAQNPEGLLYPATYPVTGESTPLGLLRQMVTRSGAEFRDSGLVQGGPNQLTPYQVLVVASLVQGESDNADDMAMVARVVYNRLARGMPLQLDSTINYALGRTTLHTTVTDTQLDSPYNTYRVAGLPPTPIDNPGRMALDAALDPAPGDWLYFVTVRPGDTRFTDSEEQQRKNVDEFNAYQASHGGSPTPGGP, from the coding sequence ATGGACCACGACACCTTGCCCGGACTCACGCCGGGACACCTCGGCGCGCCGGTGCTGGAGCCGCCGGCCGGCGACCCGCCGGTGCCGCGCGAACCGCGCCCGCTCGACCGCACCCGGCTGGCCTGCTCGCTCACCCTGCTGCTGCTCCTGCTGCTGGTCGGCGGCACCGTCCTGACGATCCGTCAGCTCTACGGTGCGGTCGCCCACCAGGGGCCGCGCCCGGCGGCCGACTACGCCGGCGCGGGCAGCGGGGTCGCGGTGCAGGTCTCGGTGCCGCAGGGCGCCAGCCTGACCAGGATCGGCGAACTGCTCCGGGCGGACGGGGTGGTGGCCAGCGTCAAGGCCTTCACCGAGGCCGCGGGCGGCGCCACCGACCGGATCCAGCCCGGCACCTACGCGCTGCGGCACAGGATGTCGGCCGCCGCCGCGCTCGGCGTGCTCGGCGACCCGGCCAACGCCAACGCCCTGACCGTGCCCGAGGGCTGGCGCTCCAGCGCGGTCTTCGCGGCGATCGACCAGCGGCTCGGCAAGCCCGCCGGCACCGCCCAGCGCACCGCCGCCGACCACGCCGGCGAACTGGGCCTGCCGGACTGGGCGGCGCAGAACCCGGAGGGGCTGCTCTACCCCGCGACCTACCCGGTGACCGGTGAGAGCACCCCGCTCGGGCTGCTCCGGCAGATGGTGACGCGGTCCGGCGCCGAGTTCCGGGACAGCGGCCTGGTGCAGGGCGGCCCGAACCAGCTGACGCCGTACCAGGTGCTGGTGGTGGCCAGCCTGGTGCAGGGCGAGTCGGACAACGCCGACGACATGGCGATGGTGGCCCGGGTCGTCTACAACCGGCTGGCCCGGGGCATGCCGCTGCAGCTCGACTCGACCATCAACTACGCGCTGGGCCGCACCACGCTGCACACCACGGTGACCGACACCCAGCTCGACTCGCCCTACAACACCTACCGGGTGGCCGGCCTGCCGCCGACCCCGATCGACAACCCGGGCCGGATGGCGCTGGACGCCGCACTGGACCCGGCGCCGGGCGACTGGCTGTACTTCGTGACCGTCCGACCCGGGGACACCAGGTTCACGGACAGTGAGGAACAGCAGCGCAAGAACGTCGACGAATTCAACGCATACCAGGCGAGTCACGGCGGTTCACCGACTCCGGGCGGCCCTTGA
- the ruvX gene encoding Holliday junction resolvase RuvX: MEPQLEFRPAWRRGRRIAVDVGDARIGVASCDPDGLIATPVETVPAGGKAPARIRQIVEEYDAIEVVVGLPRSLSGKEGPAAAKVRAWAGRFAALVAPVPVRLVDERMTTVTAAAGMRASGVKAKKGRSAIDQAAAVVILQAALETERVSGRAPGESVEPVS; encoded by the coding sequence ATGGAGCCTCAGCTGGAGTTCCGGCCGGCCTGGCGCCGGGGTCGGCGGATCGCCGTCGACGTCGGCGACGCCCGGATCGGGGTCGCCTCCTGCGACCCCGACGGGTTGATCGCCACCCCGGTCGAGACGGTGCCGGCCGGCGGCAAGGCGCCGGCCCGGATCCGGCAGATCGTCGAGGAGTACGACGCCATCGAGGTGGTGGTCGGCCTGCCCCGCTCGCTGAGCGGGAAGGAGGGGCCGGCCGCCGCCAAGGTGCGGGCCTGGGCCGGCCGGTTCGCCGCGCTGGTGGCCCCGGTGCCGGTGCGGCTGGTGGACGAGCGGATGACCACGGTCACCGCGGCCGCCGGGATGCGGGCCTCCGGGGTGAAGGCGAAGAAGGGCCGCTCGGCGATCGACCAGGCGGCCGCCGTGGTGATCCTGCAGGCCGCGCTGGAGACCGAACGGGTGAGCGGTCGGGCACCCGGCGAGAGTGTCGAGCCGGTCAGCTGA
- the alaS gene encoding alanine--tRNA ligase, translating to MESAEIRRRWLRFFEERGHTVVPSASLVADDPTLLLVNAGMVPFKPYFLGEVKPQFSRATSVQKCVRTLDIEEVGKTTRHGSFFQMCGNFSFGDYFKEGAIKFAWELLTSSVADGGYGLEKEKLWITVYKDDDEAEQIWRDVIGVPAERIQRLGMKDNFWSMGVPGPCGPCSEINYDRGPAYGEEGGPAVNGERYLEIWNLVFMQYERGHGDGKDGFEILGDLPSKNIDTGLGLERLAAILQDVDNLFEIDTSRMILDRAAELTGHTYGADHKSDVSLRVVTDHIRTALMLIGDGVTPGNEGRGYVLRRIVRRAIRNMRLLGATDPVAKELIDVSIKAMAPQYPELESDRKRIETVVVAEETAFLQTLRSGTNLLDTAVTETKQAGGAVLSGEQAFKLHDTYGFPIDLTLEMAEEQGLQVDEAGFRRLMQEQRDRAKADAKAKKMGHADVAAYREVADKSGASVFTGYLNTEGEATVVGLLVDGMPAPAATEGDEVEIILDRTPFYAEGGGQLADHGRIRLDSGAVVEIRDVQQPVPGVTVHSGGVLFGEVVLGASAYATIDIDRRRAVSRAHSATHLTHQALRDALGPTAAQAGSENAPGRFRFDFGSPAAVPGSVLTDVEQKINEVLTRELDVTAEVMTMDEARKQGAIAMFGEKYGDSVRVVTIGDFSKELCGGTHVGNTAQLGLVKLLGESSIGSGVRRVEALVGVDAYKFLAREHTVVAQLTELVKGRPEELPEKISGMLAKLKDAEKEIEKFRAEKVLAAAAGLAEGAEDVRGVAVVAARVADGTGADELRKLVLDVRNRLGSRPAVVAAFTVANDRPLTVIATNEDARSRGIKAGELVRTAAKTLGGGGGGKDDVAQGGGSNPAAVGEAIEAVRALVAERAA from the coding sequence ATGGAGTCGGCAGAGATCCGCCGCCGCTGGCTGCGCTTCTTCGAGGAGCGCGGCCACACCGTCGTTCCCTCGGCGTCCCTGGTCGCCGACGACCCCACCCTGCTGCTGGTCAACGCCGGCATGGTGCCGTTCAAGCCGTACTTCCTCGGCGAGGTCAAGCCGCAGTTCTCCCGCGCCACCAGCGTGCAGAAGTGCGTGCGCACGCTGGACATCGAGGAGGTCGGCAAGACCACCCGGCACGGCTCGTTCTTCCAGATGTGCGGCAACTTCTCCTTCGGCGACTACTTCAAGGAAGGCGCCATCAAGTTCGCCTGGGAGCTGCTCACCAGCTCCGTCGCGGACGGCGGCTACGGCCTGGAGAAGGAGAAGCTCTGGATCACCGTCTACAAGGACGACGACGAGGCCGAGCAGATCTGGCGCGACGTCATCGGCGTGCCGGCCGAGCGGATCCAGCGCCTGGGCATGAAGGACAACTTCTGGTCGATGGGCGTGCCCGGCCCGTGCGGCCCGTGCTCGGAGATCAACTACGACCGCGGCCCCGCCTACGGCGAGGAGGGCGGCCCGGCGGTCAACGGCGAGCGCTACCTGGAGATCTGGAACCTGGTCTTCATGCAGTACGAGCGCGGCCACGGTGACGGCAAGGACGGCTTCGAGATCCTCGGCGACCTGCCGAGCAAGAACATCGACACCGGCCTCGGCCTGGAGCGCCTGGCCGCCATCCTGCAGGACGTCGACAACCTCTTCGAGATCGACACCAGCCGGATGATCCTGGACCGGGCGGCCGAGCTGACCGGCCACACCTACGGCGCCGACCACAAGTCGGACGTCTCGCTGCGCGTGGTCACCGACCACATCCGCACCGCGCTGATGCTGATCGGCGACGGCGTCACCCCCGGCAACGAGGGCCGCGGCTACGTGCTGCGCCGGATCGTGCGCCGGGCGATCCGCAACATGCGCCTGCTCGGCGCCACCGACCCGGTGGCCAAGGAGCTGATCGACGTCTCGATCAAGGCGATGGCCCCGCAGTACCCGGAGCTGGAGAGCGACCGCAAGCGGATCGAGACGGTCGTGGTGGCCGAGGAGACCGCGTTCCTGCAGACCCTGCGCTCCGGCACCAACCTGCTGGACACCGCCGTCACCGAGACCAAGCAGGCCGGCGGCGCGGTGCTCTCCGGCGAGCAGGCGTTCAAGCTGCACGACACCTACGGCTTCCCGATCGACCTGACCCTGGAGATGGCCGAGGAGCAGGGCCTCCAGGTCGACGAGGCCGGCTTCCGCCGCCTGATGCAGGAGCAGCGGGACCGGGCCAAGGCGGACGCCAAGGCCAAGAAGATGGGCCACGCGGACGTCGCGGCCTACCGCGAGGTGGCGGACAAGTCCGGCGCCTCGGTCTTCACCGGCTACCTGAACACCGAGGGCGAGGCCACCGTGGTCGGCCTGCTGGTGGACGGCATGCCGGCCCCCGCAGCCACCGAGGGCGACGAGGTCGAGATCATCCTCGACCGCACCCCCTTCTACGCGGAGGGCGGCGGCCAGCTCGCCGACCACGGCCGGATCCGGCTGGACTCCGGCGCGGTGGTGGAGATCCGCGACGTGCAGCAGCCGGTGCCGGGCGTGACCGTGCACTCCGGCGGGGTGCTCTTCGGCGAGGTGGTGCTCGGGGCCTCGGCCTACGCCACCATCGACATCGACCGCCGCCGCGCCGTCTCGCGCGCCCACTCGGCCACCCACCTGACCCACCAGGCGCTGCGCGACGCGCTCGGCCCGACGGCCGCCCAGGCCGGTTCGGAGAACGCGCCGGGCCGCTTCCGCTTCGACTTCGGCTCGCCGGCCGCCGTGCCGGGCAGCGTGCTGACCGACGTCGAGCAGAAGATCAACGAGGTGCTGACCCGCGAACTGGACGTCACCGCCGAGGTGATGACCATGGACGAGGCGCGCAAGCAGGGCGCCATCGCGATGTTCGGCGAGAAGTACGGCGACTCGGTGCGCGTGGTCACCATCGGCGACTTCTCCAAGGAGCTGTGCGGTGGCACGCACGTCGGCAACACCGCCCAGCTGGGCCTGGTGAAGCTGCTCGGCGAGTCCTCGATCGGTTCCGGCGTGCGCCGGGTCGAGGCGCTGGTCGGCGTGGACGCCTACAAGTTCCTGGCCCGCGAGCACACCGTGGTGGCCCAGCTGACCGAGCTGGTCAAGGGCCGTCCGGAGGAGCTGCCGGAGAAGATCTCCGGGATGCTCGCCAAGCTCAAGGACGCCGAGAAGGAGATCGAGAAGTTCCGCGCCGAGAAGGTGCTGGCGGCGGCGGCCGGTCTGGCCGAGGGCGCCGAGGACGTCCGGGGTGTGGCCGTGGTCGCCGCCCGGGTGGCCGACGGCACCGGCGCGGACGAGCTGCGCAAGCTGGTGCTCGACGTGCGCAACCGGTTGGGCTCGCGCCCGGCGGTGGTCGCCGCCTTCACCGTGGCGAACGACCGCCCGCTGACCGTGATCGCCACCAACGAGGACGCGCGCTCGCGCGGCATCAAGGCCGGCGAGCTGGTCCGCACCGCGGCCAAGACGCTCGGCGGCGGCGGTGGCGGCAAGGACGACGTGGCGCAGGGCGGCGGCTCCAACCCGGCCGCGGTCGGCGAGGCGATCGAGGCCGTGCGGGCACTGGTCGCGGAGCGCGCCGCCTGA
- a CDS encoding DUF6167 family protein: MVRRIFWMTVGAGAAVWAMTKAEEATRRLTPDSLSGTAARGALRAGDAARRFALDVRAGMTEREEQLRADLGLDGTAVVEPRVRRPLVGRAIEAAPGASRSAALPPSRSTTTPQIIASTPRQLDQRRGQHP, from the coding sequence GTGGTACGACGCATCTTCTGGATGACGGTCGGCGCGGGCGCCGCCGTCTGGGCCATGACCAAGGCCGAGGAGGCGACCCGCCGCCTCACCCCGGACAGCCTCTCCGGCACCGCCGCCCGCGGCGCGCTGCGGGCCGGCGACGCCGCCCGGCGGTTCGCCCTGGACGTGCGGGCCGGCATGACCGAGCGCGAGGAGCAGCTGCGGGCCGACCTCGGGCTGGACGGCACCGCGGTGGTCGAGCCGCGGGTGCGCCGGCCGCTCGTGGGCCGAGCTATCGAGGCGGCCCCCGGAGCATCCCGGTCGGCCGCCCTGCCCCCGTCGCGCAGCACCACCACCCCCCAGATCATCGCGTCAACGCCCCGTCAGCTGGATCAGCGCCGGGGTCAGCACCCTTAA